A window of the Bacteriovorax sp. PP10 genome harbors these coding sequences:
- a CDS encoding transglutaminase domain-containing protein yields MKNLFFVFILTMSSMALAGVTSPSTVNNSLVEVSGQAKSSTKWIMLNIKKGSYEEEYMVPATAGKFNTTIALQAGSGKYKIKMYQTSNTDRYTTYNSFDSIQVENTDSRDMSFLLPTDVVQSDDPRVVSLVRDVTEAAGTEEEAFQAIYNYIAKTVKYDQVRYKDKSYMTHVYDALSVLENPVAVCSGYANLLAAMSRAYGIRAKVINGKALMSYGWGQHAWNEVYVNDEWKMVDPTWDAGRKYQSYYFMAPERFEKDHHKEMEMRY; encoded by the coding sequence ATGAAAAATCTATTTTTTGTTTTTATTCTGACTATGTCTTCAATGGCCCTTGCTGGTGTTACCAGTCCTTCAACTGTGAATAACAGCTTGGTGGAAGTGAGTGGCCAGGCGAAATCAAGTACAAAATGGATCATGCTCAATATCAAGAAAGGGTCTTACGAAGAAGAGTATATGGTTCCGGCAACTGCTGGAAAATTTAATACGACGATTGCACTTCAAGCTGGATCTGGAAAATATAAAATAAAAATGTATCAGACTTCGAATACTGATCGTTACACCACTTACAATTCATTCGACTCTATTCAGGTTGAAAATACTGACAGTAGAGATATGAGTTTTTTACTTCCAACTGACGTTGTTCAATCAGATGATCCAAGAGTTGTTTCGCTAGTGAGAGATGTAACAGAAGCTGCAGGTACTGAAGAAGAAGCATTCCAGGCCATCTATAATTACATTGCTAAAACTGTAAAATACGATCAAGTGAGATACAAAGATAAGTCTTATATGACTCATGTTTATGATGCTCTAAGCGTTCTGGAAAATCCGGTTGCGGTTTGTTCAGGTTACGCTAATTTATTAGCTGCCATGTCGAGAGCTTATGGAATCAGGGCCAAAGTTATTAACGGAAAAGCGTTGATGTCTTATGGTTGGGGTCAACATGCATGGAATGAAGTTTATGTGAACGATGAATGGAAAATGGTTGATCCTACGTGGGATGCCGGAAGAAAATATCAAAGTTATTACTTCATGGCGCCTGAGAGATTTGAAAAAGATCACCATAAAGAAATGGAAATGAGATACTAG
- the sfsA gene encoding DNA/RNA nuclease SfsA gives MKFKTPLHAGIFQKRYKRFFADILVGDVVCVAHTANTGTMKTCLGEGWPAMMSFHDSPTRKLKYSFEMINNGKTWIGINTSLTNGLAIEAIQNGAIKELQGYQDLKPEAKIGLSRIDILLSNGDHEQCYVEVKNVTLIDDHGHCLFPDSVTERGLKHLGELLELKRQGIRTVMLYVVQREDCHSFKLEQTIDPAYCKKLKEVIAEGVEILVYQCKMSPEEIIIHKKLPIV, from the coding sequence ATGAAATTTAAAACTCCACTACACGCCGGTATTTTCCAGAAACGTTATAAACGCTTTTTCGCTGACATTCTTGTCGGTGATGTTGTCTGTGTCGCACACACTGCCAATACAGGAACCATGAAAACCTGTTTAGGTGAAGGCTGGCCTGCGATGATGAGTTTTCATGACTCACCTACCAGAAAACTAAAATACAGTTTTGAGATGATCAACAACGGTAAAACGTGGATCGGAATCAATACATCGCTGACAAATGGTTTAGCGATTGAGGCCATTCAAAATGGTGCTATCAAGGAACTCCAAGGTTACCAGGATTTAAAACCAGAAGCGAAAATTGGTTTGAGCCGTATCGATATTTTATTATCTAATGGTGATCATGAGCAGTGTTATGTTGAAGTTAAAAACGTAACGTTGATTGATGATCATGGACACTGTCTGTTTCCAGATTCTGTTACTGAACGAGGCCTGAAACATTTAGGTGAGCTACTGGAACTTAAGCGTCAGGGCATTCGTACAGTCATGTTATACGTGGTTCAAAGAGAAGACTGCCATTCATTCAAGCTTGAACAAACAATCGATCCTGCCTACTGTAAAAAGCTTAAAGAAGTGATTGCTGAAGGTGTGGAGATTTTGGTGTATCAATGTAAGATGTCGCCGGAAGAAATTATCATCCACAAGAAATTACCTATCGTCTAA
- the rpmE gene encoding 50S ribosomal protein L31 gives MKEGIHPKYEACNVSCVCGAVYATGSTIKLEKIDICAACHPFYTGKTKVIDTEGRIEKFKKKFGTDYTNKSANAKK, from the coding sequence ATGAAAGAAGGAATTCACCCAAAGTACGAAGCATGTAACGTTAGCTGCGTTTGCGGAGCTGTTTACGCTACTGGTTCAACAATTAAATTAGAAAAAATCGACATCTGTGCTGCTTGTCACCCATTTTACACTGGGAAAACAAAGGTAATCGATACTGAAGGAAGAATTGAAAAATTCAAGAAAAAATTCGGTACTGATTATACAAACAAATCAGCTAACGCTAAAAAGTAA
- a CDS encoding DUF4340 domain-containing protein, with protein MPNAFNLEKRKLFSNLVLISFLALVVGTMFLSNIFKTPIKGQKEVIEQSLVFSNKELDNVTSLSLKNKSGEFTFERADTQSSSQWHMTSPRDISVNSVFVEKLFSSLNVIKTKKLLDDDKANNSNFSLEKPTAILTLTDDKDKSIILSVGIMNTIDNSTYMKISGRNGIYHVEAPSISLENITLADLVESSVFDINFNTMTSFKIFKKASTVPTFEIHKKDGIWVTADDKALDIKRLEDMVDDFVTLKSSFTLDAPTDAQKKQSQTLISNAEYTVKIEKNEGTTLLYKVSPVTKSLVEVPLKDEAHFIINENHSPVIYIVKKDFMNLFELTNDSLKALTTTPAN; from the coding sequence ATGCCAAATGCTTTCAATTTAGAAAAAAGAAAATTGTTTTCCAATCTTGTACTCATAAGCTTCCTGGCATTGGTTGTTGGTACGATGTTCTTATCAAACATCTTCAAGACACCTATTAAAGGCCAGAAGGAAGTGATTGAGCAATCACTAGTTTTTTCCAACAAAGAACTCGACAATGTAACGAGCCTCTCTTTAAAAAATAAATCAGGTGAATTTACTTTTGAGCGCGCTGACACTCAAAGCTCATCTCAGTGGCACATGACCAGCCCACGTGACATCTCGGTGAACTCTGTCTTCGTTGAAAAACTATTTTCATCTTTAAATGTTATTAAGACTAAAAAGCTTTTAGACGATGACAAGGCCAACAACTCCAACTTCTCATTAGAAAAACCTACAGCGATCCTGACCCTGACTGATGATAAAGATAAGAGCATCATCCTGAGTGTAGGGATTATGAATACAATCGACAACTCTACCTATATGAAGATCTCTGGAAGAAACGGCATCTATCATGTTGAAGCTCCTTCAATCTCACTAGAGAATATTACACTAGCTGACTTAGTTGAATCTTCAGTATTCGATATCAACTTCAATACAATGACGAGCTTTAAGATCTTTAAAAAAGCATCGACTGTTCCAACTTTCGAAATTCATAAGAAAGATGGTATCTGGGTAACTGCTGATGATAAGGCACTTGATATAAAGCGCCTGGAAGACATGGTTGATGACTTTGTCACGTTAAAGAGTAGCTTTACTCTGGATGCTCCAACAGACGCTCAAAAAAAGCAGTCACAAACCCTTATTTCAAATGCTGAATACACTGTAAAAATTGAAAAGAATGAAGGCACGACTCTTTTATACAAAGTCAGTCCTGTGACTAAAAGTCTGGTTGAAGTTCCACTTAAAGATGAAGCCCACTTCATCATCAATGAAAACCACTCCCCTGTTATCTATATCGTGAAGAAAGATTTCATGAATCTTTTTGAACTGACTAATGACAGTTTAAAAGCGCTGACAACAACACCAGCAAATTAA
- the rpmG gene encoding 50S ribosomal protein L33: MAKKGPRVIVTLECTEARKEGKSPSRYTTTKNKKTTPDRLELKKYNPFLRRHTLHKEIK, from the coding sequence GTGGCTAAGAAAGGTCCTAGAGTTATCGTAACACTTGAGTGTACAGAAGCAAGAAAAGAAGGGAAATCTCCTTCAAGATATACAACTACAAAAAATAAGAAGACGACACCTGATCGTTTAGAGCTTAAGAAATATAATCCATTTCTTAGACGTCATACTCTTCATAAAGAAATTAAGTAG
- a CDS encoding HD-GYP domain-containing protein: MGQILVISDNEILNQLYVTNLEVYLGAKVVLVNSTDKAFEQLKKSRADLLITINMINGQDSAGVIYEHLLTNNYKTKLVVIGNPSKELADVIVVPNSYNLQNLLRSCAQVLGVTAKSMAEKEVPQYYPIENQFLVKIREVPCNVYLQMKDGTYTIVAKKGDLIGSTIKQFVSEGVTTLFVNSLDRLLIINVISTSIVDFLEQTEGLETTEKSEALKTGFLFAASNFSDSPAVTAEIMTLANACAKVMDEIVTETPSLKKLLAILNAQRDGFLYTHSILTAFVSNHIIRRVSWGGDSHIEKINFVLFFHDIMLAPIYLKHPTLKYEEDLLFSEELTDKEKETVLNHARLAAEVIVTYKRAPIGADLLIKQHHGITNGIGFAIDFKDDISPISKIVLIAESVVEEFMKQRDQNPDYVIDIKKIMEFLNEKFKRTTYKKIIETLENFPAV, translated from the coding sequence ATGGGCCAGATTCTCGTCATTTCTGACAATGAAATTCTCAATCAACTTTATGTAACGAACCTGGAAGTTTATCTGGGCGCAAAAGTTGTATTGGTGAATTCTACAGATAAGGCCTTTGAACAATTAAAAAAGAGTAGAGCGGATCTGTTAATCACCATTAACATGATCAACGGACAAGACTCGGCAGGAGTTATTTACGAACATCTGTTAACGAATAATTACAAAACGAAATTAGTAGTCATTGGAAATCCCAGCAAAGAACTTGCTGACGTGATTGTCGTTCCTAATTCATACAATTTACAAAATCTTTTAAGATCATGCGCTCAGGTATTGGGTGTGACTGCGAAGTCTATGGCCGAAAAAGAAGTGCCTCAGTATTACCCGATTGAAAATCAGTTCCTGGTAAAAATCAGAGAAGTGCCTTGTAACGTTTATCTGCAAATGAAAGATGGGACATACACAATCGTTGCTAAAAAAGGTGACTTGATTGGCTCGACCATAAAACAATTTGTAAGCGAAGGAGTGACAACTCTTTTTGTTAATAGCCTGGATCGTTTGTTAATCATCAATGTGATCTCGACTTCGATTGTCGATTTCCTTGAGCAAACTGAAGGATTAGAAACAACAGAAAAAAGTGAAGCGCTAAAAACAGGTTTCTTGTTCGCGGCTTCGAACTTTAGTGATTCACCAGCGGTGACTGCTGAGATCATGACTCTGGCCAATGCCTGCGCGAAAGTCATGGATGAAATCGTGACAGAAACTCCAAGCTTAAAAAAATTGCTAGCAATACTAAACGCTCAACGCGATGGTTTTTTATACACTCACTCAATTCTTACGGCCTTCGTGAGCAATCACATTATCCGCAGAGTTTCATGGGGTGGAGATAGCCACATTGAAAAAATTAACTTCGTTCTATTTTTTCACGACATCATGCTGGCGCCGATTTATTTAAAACACCCGACATTAAAATACGAAGAAGACCTGCTTTTTAGTGAAGAGCTGACAGATAAAGAAAAAGAAACAGTTCTCAATCATGCTCGTCTAGCTGCAGAAGTCATCGTGACTTATAAACGTGCACCTATTGGCGCTGACCTTTTAATTAAACAGCATCACGGGATCACAAATGGAATTGGATTTGCCATCGATTTTAAAGACGATATTTCTCCAATCTCAAAAATTGTTTTAATTGCTGAATCAGTAGTTGAAGAATTTATGAAACAACGTGACCAGAATCCTGATTACGTTATCGATATCAAAAAGATCATGGAGTTCCTGAATGAAAAATTCAAGAGAACGACTTATAAAAAGATTATTGAAACTCTAGAGAACTTCCCAGCTGTTTAA
- a CDS encoding HD domain-containing phosphohydrolase, producing the protein MKALFIGNTPEDNKNIVRMMGNHFPKVQLVLCSEPEGLMEFMTNDGPFSFVVVSIDNKNITVVDLYHSIIDTLGVRPFVFIGTMNSVKAQLTNDMVHNQQTNALVELPLILDEFKKAVNLAIDWVKKEEFEESILEFSRDDLHPMRLRNFYLFESVPYDVYIELTATKFGKVISKDKFYSHQIIQNYSRKNIKYLFLRKDEHLKFLDTSIKNLLKIYEAKLSDRKKYLMLHLKSAFFMHQFIRAASVSDEVNKLAHYFIESVSNLVRSYENVSELLDSISESGNITFAEQSVATAYVCERILLNMGWTADMTRGKLILAALLQDVSLGNDDLIKIRSINDPNLKMFSEEEQEDFKNHPQKAAHLSTYFNGFSDVDFILMEQHEHPTGDGFPKGLNSSGLTTISCIFILASNFVSRMALTQKSPTQHKDILTSMKRVYNTGNFKDPLKALEKAFKQRV; encoded by the coding sequence TTGAAAGCATTATTTATTGGTAATACGCCCGAGGACAATAAGAACATCGTTCGCATGATGGGCAATCATTTTCCAAAAGTACAATTAGTCCTATGCAGTGAGCCTGAAGGTCTGATGGAATTCATGACTAACGACGGCCCGTTTTCATTTGTGGTTGTCTCTATTGATAATAAAAATATCACCGTGGTGGATCTTTATCACTCGATCATCGACACACTTGGTGTGAGACCTTTTGTTTTTATCGGAACGATGAATTCAGTAAAAGCACAACTCACTAACGATATGGTTCACAATCAACAGACCAATGCTCTGGTTGAGCTTCCACTTATTCTTGATGAATTTAAAAAGGCCGTAAACCTAGCGATTGATTGGGTTAAGAAAGAAGAATTTGAAGAGTCGATTCTAGAATTCTCCCGCGATGACTTGCATCCGATGAGACTGCGTAACTTTTACCTTTTTGAATCAGTTCCCTATGATGTTTACATTGAATTAACGGCAACCAAATTTGGTAAAGTTATTTCAAAAGATAAATTCTACTCTCACCAGATCATTCAAAACTATTCACGTAAAAATATTAAGTACCTTTTCCTTCGAAAGGATGAGCATTTAAAGTTTTTAGATACTTCGATTAAAAATCTTTTAAAGATTTATGAAGCGAAACTCTCCGACAGAAAGAAATACCTGATGCTGCATTTGAAGAGTGCATTTTTCATGCACCAATTTATCCGTGCGGCCAGCGTTTCGGATGAAGTGAATAAGCTTGCTCATTATTTTATCGAATCAGTTTCTAACCTGGTTCGCAGTTATGAAAACGTTTCTGAGCTGCTTGATAGTATCAGTGAATCAGGAAACATTACTTTTGCCGAACAAAGTGTAGCGACGGCCTACGTCTGCGAACGCATCCTGCTTAACATGGGATGGACTGCCGACATGACCAGAGGGAAGCTGATTTTAGCTGCTCTTCTTCAGGACGTTTCGTTAGGTAATGATGACCTTATCAAGATCAGGTCTATCAATGATCCGAACTTAAAGATGTTCAGTGAAGAGGAACAGGAAGATTTTAAGAATCACCCACAGAAGGCCGCTCACCTTTCAACATACTTCAACGGATTTTCTGATGTAGATTTTATTTTAATGGAACAACATGAGCATCCAACCGGGGATGGTTTTCCAAAAGGATTGAACTCATCAGGACTCACGACGATTTCGTGTATCTTTATTCTCGCTTCTAATTTTGTTTCACGTATGGCCTTAACACAGAAGTCTCCTACTCAGCATAAAGATATTCTGACGAGTATGAAGCGCGTGTATAATACGGGGAATTTCAAGGATCCATTAAAAGCATTAGAGAAAGCATTCAAGCAGCGAGTTTAA
- a CDS encoding HD domain-containing phosphohydrolase, with amino-acid sequence MALKLLIVDPDETWLAQAKKYFTDSHYDVHTVINGKEAQLTMYNTQYFAVIMNYATENHSCLQVLKFIKTNYTNQRVIILLNDKARIDSGEVTEEKLKKLGVSELAVRPFEVSHIKELLEGHQSLSDMMMSMNKKEGMSDETEVSMGDDSFTSIKIDEFYSSSAVLFDVYIKLSQDKYLKILHTGDTFSKDRLDKYKNDKKVKNLYFHNSDRRKFIHYNNFLTKKLIDNKNVPVSNKVNILKNVTEKFIEEAFTVGIKPQVIEQGKEVCESVFQLIEKQTDLYTVLKSYQDFDPTAYSHAFLVTLYSTAIIKQFEWQSKATIETTAMACMFHDIGKTMLPKEFINLSVKDMSPEQVDVYKKHPELGFQIVENNRLINNSVKQIILHHHEAFDGTGFPFQKKGSKIPTLANIVCLADDFVHIMIDEKLQPTEALRRILMDKIGVKRYNSILVEKFIKVFVDPDKVHKDTVLPSNSRVVKKAS; translated from the coding sequence TTGGCGTTAAAACTTCTTATTGTCGATCCCGATGAAACTTGGCTTGCCCAGGCAAAGAAGTATTTTACCGACTCGCACTATGATGTCCATACCGTCATCAACGGTAAAGAGGCCCAACTCACAATGTACAATACACAGTACTTCGCTGTGATCATGAACTACGCAACAGAAAATCATTCATGTCTTCAGGTTTTAAAATTTATTAAAACCAATTACACCAATCAGCGTGTGATCATTCTTCTTAACGACAAGGCCCGTATTGATAGTGGGGAAGTGACGGAAGAGAAGTTGAAAAAACTTGGTGTTTCTGAGCTTGCTGTCAGACCATTTGAAGTTTCACACATCAAAGAACTTCTTGAAGGGCATCAGTCGCTTTCAGACATGATGATGTCGATGAATAAAAAAGAAGGGATGAGTGATGAAACTGAAGTCTCGATGGGAGATGATAGTTTTACTTCGATTAAGATTGATGAATTTTATTCATCATCGGCCGTACTGTTTGATGTCTACATCAAGTTGTCTCAAGACAAATATTTAAAAATTCTCCATACGGGCGATACGTTTTCAAAAGATCGTCTCGATAAATATAAAAACGATAAGAAAGTTAAAAATCTTTATTTCCATAATAGTGATAGAAGAAAATTCATTCACTACAATAACTTTTTAACCAAAAAGTTAATCGATAATAAAAATGTTCCGGTTTCTAACAAGGTTAACATTTTAAAGAATGTGACTGAGAAATTTATCGAAGAAGCTTTTACCGTGGGAATTAAGCCTCAGGTTATCGAACAAGGGAAGGAAGTTTGCGAGAGTGTGTTTCAGTTGATTGAAAAACAAACGGATCTTTATACGGTGTTAAAGTCGTATCAGGACTTTGATCCAACAGCTTATTCGCATGCTTTTTTAGTGACACTTTATTCAACGGCAATCATTAAGCAGTTCGAGTGGCAGTCAAAGGCCACGATTGAAACGACGGCCATGGCCTGTATGTTTCACGATATTGGAAAGACAATGCTGCCAAAAGAATTTATAAATCTTAGTGTGAAAGATATGAGTCCTGAGCAAGTTGATGTTTACAAGAAACATCCTGAGTTGGGATTTCAAATTGTAGAAAACAACCGCCTGATTAATAACTCGGTAAAACAAATTATCCTTCATCATCATGAAGCTTTTGATGGAACAGGATTTCCTTTCCAGAAGAAGGGGAGCAAAATCCCGACACTTGCTAACATCGTCTGCCTGGCCGATGATTTCGTGCATATTATGATTGATGAAAAACTTCAGCCAACTGAAGCTCTGAGACGAATCCTGATGGATAAGATCGGAGTGAAACGTTACAACTCAATTCTAGTTGAGAAGTTCATCAAGGTGTTCGTTGATCCTGATAAGGTTCACAAAGACACAGTCCTTCCTTCCAACTCTAGAGTCGTGAAAAAAGCTTCTTAA
- the pyrE gene encoding orotate phosphoribosyltransferase → MKMDIARNLLNLGAVKFSPQNPFTYASGLKGPIYCDNRTILSHVEFRDQVVAAFIEVIKQNKLSFDQLGGIATAGIPHAAFVADRMKKPMVYVRPKAKDHGRKNQVEGDYKPGQKVLLFEDLVNQGASLEDSMAGLTSAELTCDACLCVVDYEMQSAKTRLSELSIHLYSLTDFSALTSAAFELNLINQDGLNLLREWHADPKAWSAKF, encoded by the coding sequence ATGAAAATGGACATCGCCAGAAACCTACTTAATCTAGGCGCAGTGAAGTTTTCCCCTCAAAACCCGTTTACATACGCTTCCGGCCTAAAAGGCCCTATATACTGCGATAATCGCACAATCCTGTCGCACGTCGAATTCAGAGACCAGGTAGTGGCCGCTTTTATTGAAGTGATTAAACAAAATAAACTAAGCTTCGATCAGCTGGGAGGAATTGCTACTGCAGGGATTCCTCACGCAGCATTCGTGGCCGATCGAATGAAAAAACCTATGGTTTATGTCAGGCCAAAAGCAAAAGATCACGGCAGGAAAAACCAAGTAGAAGGGGATTATAAACCGGGACAGAAGGTTCTTCTTTTTGAAGACCTGGTCAATCAGGGTGCGAGTCTCGAAGATTCAATGGCGGGGCTTACTTCAGCAGAACTTACCTGCGATGCATGTTTGTGTGTTGTGGATTATGAAATGCAAAGTGCAAAAACAAGATTAAGTGAATTATCTATTCATTTGTACTCACTGACAGATTTTTCCGCATTAACTTCTGCAGCTTTCGAGTTAAACTTAATTAATCAAGATGGATTGAACCTCCTTAGAGAATGGCACGCTGATCCTAAAGCGTGGTCTGCAAAATTTTAA
- a CDS encoding citrate synthase: MSLKAKIEIDGKVLEYPVIEGSEKEKAIDISKLRADTGCITIDHGFLNTGSCASAVTFLDGELGILRYRGYPIEQLAEKSSFIEVAYLLNYGQLPTAAELSSFEKKVASYSQLPEYITSMIKLFPKTAHPMAIASSVTVALSAHYPELNNPNPTKEQKDEIYALLMGQFKIITAAIQRTTTGQPLVASNPALSYTEDFMSMMGMKASKDVAKALDVLLILHADHEQNCSTSTVRVVGSSNASVFASISAGIDALWGPLHGGANQEVLEMLEEISNAGGDYKKALERAKDKNDTFKLMGFGHRVYKNFDPRAKIIKVACDNVLAQLGVKDPYLDIAKGLEQTALADDYFVTRKLYPNVDFYSGIIYRALGIPTNMFTVMFALGRMPGWLSQWKEMRETKETKISRPRQVYIGETNREYTDLGKR, from the coding sequence ATGTCTTTAAAGGCAAAAATCGAAATCGACGGAAAAGTTCTTGAGTACCCTGTAATCGAAGGGTCAGAAAAAGAGAAGGCAATCGACATCTCTAAATTACGTGCAGACACTGGATGCATCACGATCGACCACGGTTTTTTAAACACTGGTTCATGCGCTTCAGCAGTTACATTCCTTGATGGTGAGTTAGGAATTCTTCGTTACAGAGGATACCCAATTGAGCAACTTGCAGAAAAATCATCTTTCATCGAAGTAGCTTACTTATTAAACTACGGACAACTTCCAACTGCTGCTGAACTATCTTCTTTCGAAAAGAAAGTAGCTTCATACTCTCAACTTCCTGAGTACATCACTAGCATGATTAAGCTGTTCCCAAAGACAGCTCACCCAATGGCAATTGCTTCTTCAGTAACTGTTGCTCTATCAGCACACTACCCTGAACTAAACAATCCAAACCCAACAAAAGAACAAAAAGATGAAATCTATGCTCTTCTAATGGGTCAATTCAAAATCATCACTGCTGCAATCCAAAGAACAACTACTGGGCAACCACTAGTAGCTTCTAACCCAGCTCTTTCTTACACAGAAGACTTTATGTCGATGATGGGTATGAAAGCTTCTAAAGACGTAGCAAAAGCTCTAGACGTTCTTCTAATCCTTCACGCTGATCACGAACAAAACTGTTCAACATCAACTGTAAGAGTAGTTGGTTCATCTAACGCTTCAGTATTTGCTTCAATCTCAGCTGGTATCGACGCACTTTGGGGACCACTACACGGTGGAGCTAACCAAGAAGTTCTAGAAATGCTTGAAGAGATTTCAAATGCTGGTGGCGATTACAAAAAAGCACTTGAGCGCGCAAAAGATAAGAACGATACATTTAAACTAATGGGATTCGGTCACCGCGTTTATAAAAATTTCGACCCACGCGCAAAGATCATTAAAGTTGCATGTGACAATGTTCTTGCTCAACTTGGTGTAAAAGATCCATACCTAGATATCGCAAAAGGTTTAGAGCAGACTGCTCTTGCTGACGACTACTTCGTAACAAGAAAACTATACCCGAACGTAGATTTCTACTCAGGGATTATTTACAGAGCTCTTGGTATCCCAACAAACATGTTCACAGTCATGTTTGCTCTAGGAAGAATGCCAGGATGGTTATCTCAGTGGAAAGAAATGAGAGAGACAAAAGAAACTAAAATTTCTCGTCCTCGTCAAGTTTACATTGGTGAAACAAACCGTGAGTACACTGATCTTGGAAAAAGATAA
- a CDS encoding class I SAM-dependent methyltransferase, whose amino-acid sequence MSTLILEKDNLSLDENLEGAFGPFFLSIDDIRPHLLNPDLGENDLVRLIQEMSMKFTKRRDQIGDYVLDDDHVSAYTALYLTTNIPKLHFLFSKLSPETLADISARTFIDIGCGPGTFSLGISLLNEAPPKEIICVDSSRTMLNQAEKMIKGFFSKANVQTHLKYRETNRESVLFYGHSINEMGIDRVQDQIMTIDPEYVIWIEPGTSELFSDLKRLRTTVLDAYDVLYPCPSNAGCPNSWCHQVLRTSHDPSVERLSQLVSLDRKILPMTAHVYKRKSNRAPSNEATIIRYITETKFSFEYEVCMFENDKNKNVVVEIQKKQLDKKLEKKFKNLNVGEKLNFTVEKIVGDKYRVKLNSVT is encoded by the coding sequence GTGAGTACACTGATCTTGGAAAAAGATAATTTATCATTAGACGAAAATTTGGAAGGGGCCTTCGGGCCCTTTTTTTTATCTATCGACGACATTCGTCCACATCTTTTAAATCCTGATTTAGGCGAGAACGATCTCGTGCGCCTGATTCAAGAGATGTCGATGAAGTTCACAAAACGCCGCGATCAAATCGGCGATTACGTTTTAGATGATGATCACGTGTCTGCGTACACGGCCCTTTATCTCACGACTAATATTCCTAAACTTCATTTCCTTTTTTCTAAACTAAGTCCGGAAACTTTAGCAGATATAAGTGCACGCACTTTTATCGATATCGGCTGTGGCCCGGGAACTTTTTCATTGGGAATAAGCTTACTCAATGAAGCCCCACCAAAAGAAATTATCTGTGTGGATTCATCTCGCACCATGCTTAATCAGGCAGAAAAAATGATTAAAGGCTTTTTCTCAAAAGCGAATGTCCAAACTCATTTGAAATACCGAGAAACAAACCGCGAGAGCGTTTTATTCTACGGTCACTCAATCAATGAAATGGGAATCGATAGAGTTCAGGATCAAATCATGACCATTGATCCAGAGTACGTCATCTGGATAGAGCCGGGGACAAGCGAGCTTTTTTCTGATTTAAAAAGATTAAGAACAACTGTCTTAGATGCCTACGATGTTTTATACCCGTGCCCAAGTAATGCCGGATGCCCGAACAGTTGGTGTCATCAGGTTCTTCGCACGTCTCATGACCCAAGTGTCGAGCGACTTTCTCAGTTAGTGAGCCTCGATAGAAAGATTCTCCCAATGACAGCTCATGTGTATAAGAGAAAATCAAACCGTGCTCCATCTAATGAAGCGACCATTATCCGCTACATCACTGAAACAAAATTTAGTTTTGAATACGAAGTCTGTATGTTCGAAAACGATAAAAACAAAAATGTCGTGGTTGAAATCCAAAAGAAGCAATTGGATAAAAAACTCGAGAAGAAATTTAAAAACCTAAATGTAGGTGAGAAGCTTAATTTTACAGTTGAGAAAATCGTCGGTGATAAATACCGAGTGAAACTTAACTCTGTAACCTAG